One window from the genome of Candidatus Zixiibacteriota bacterium encodes:
- a CDS encoding polysaccharide biosynthesis protein — MAALRRQLIRNAFSSWFAYLVRIAVTFLFVPYIAAVLGGSRYGVWVIIFQTIFYFSLLDAGLTSALTRYVSKFLAARDFERINRLLNTANLLYFFVGALVFLGIFGFVELFFDYFRISDPETVAEGKTALLILGAFLAFNFIALPFGNTLGAFQRYDLANALAVGEEVVRTLMMVYLLSRGYGLVALALAILVMTVVRHLLGAGLLLQRYPELDIGRRFVEKPSARLLFGYSKISFGISLCWLILFNTDAFLLGLIGSAALAGVYHPGAQLMRYLRNLINAAALPLIPAVSHKDAEGDFGPVRDLYRKSVRYVSYVSFALAAAVVVYARPFVDLWLPPEFAEAAGVMQVLVVGAAFLLPQIVGHAILFGIERHGRLLVVLIIEAALKLGLSIYLIPRYGLVGMAAAVAGPQVLVYTTLSPLFVGRELGISYVRTMGLTLASALAAVAIAGPAAWLARWAIEPLSWTQFFVGLGVVGICALAGAWLIAEREDREQVRAWL; from the coding sequence ATGGCCGCATTACGTCGACAGCTCATCCGCAACGCCTTCTCCTCGTGGTTCGCCTACCTCGTGCGCATCGCCGTGACCTTCCTCTTCGTCCCCTACATCGCGGCGGTTCTCGGCGGGAGCCGCTACGGCGTCTGGGTGATCATCTTTCAGACGATCTTCTACTTCTCGCTGCTCGATGCCGGCCTGACCTCGGCGCTGACCCGCTACGTCTCCAAATTCCTCGCCGCGCGCGATTTCGAGCGCATCAACCGCCTCCTCAACACCGCCAACCTGCTGTACTTCTTCGTCGGCGCCCTCGTCTTCCTCGGCATCTTCGGATTCGTCGAGCTGTTCTTCGACTACTTCCGCATCTCCGACCCGGAGACGGTCGCGGAGGGGAAGACGGCGCTGCTGATTCTCGGGGCCTTCCTCGCCTTCAACTTCATCGCCCTTCCCTTCGGCAACACGCTGGGGGCGTTTCAGCGCTACGACCTGGCGAACGCGCTGGCGGTCGGCGAGGAGGTGGTCCGGACGCTCATGATGGTGTATCTGCTCAGCCGGGGGTACGGCTTGGTGGCGCTCGCGCTGGCGATTCTCGTCATGACCGTCGTGCGCCACCTCCTCGGCGCGGGGCTGCTTTTGCAGCGCTACCCCGAGCTCGACATCGGCCGCCGCTTCGTGGAGAAACCGAGCGCGCGGCTGCTCTTCGGCTACTCGAAGATCTCGTTCGGCATCTCCCTGTGCTGGCTCATCCTCTTCAACACCGACGCTTTCCTGCTCGGGCTGATCGGGTCGGCCGCCCTGGCCGGGGTCTACCACCCGGGCGCCCAGCTCATGCGCTACCTGCGCAACCTCATCAACGCCGCCGCCCTTCCGCTCATCCCGGCGGTCTCGCACAAGGACGCGGAGGGGGATTTCGGCCCGGTGCGCGACCTCTACCGCAAATCGGTGCGCTATGTGTCATACGTGTCGTTCGCCCTCGCCGCCGCGGTGGTCGTCTACGCCCGCCCCTTTGTCGATCTCTGGCTGCCGCCGGAATTCGCCGAGGCCGCCGGCGTCATGCAGGTGCTCGTGGTCGGGGCCGCCTTCCTCCTGCCCCAGATTGTCGGCCACGCCATCCTCTTCGGCATCGAGCGCCACGGCCGCCTGCTGGTGGTCCTGATAATCGAAGCGGCGTTGAAACTCGGCCTGTCGATCTACCTCATCCCGCGCTACGGCCTGGTCGGCATGGCGGCGGCGGTCGCCGGGCCGCAGGTGCTCGTGTACACGACGCTGAGCCCGCTGTTCGTGGGCCGCGAGCTGGGCATCTCGTACGTCCGCACCATGGGCCTCACGCTGGCCTCGGCTCTCGCCGCGGTCGCGATCGCCGGGCCGGCCGCCTGGCTCGCCCGCTGGGCGATTGAGCCCCTGAGCTGGACACAGTTCTTCGTCGGCCTCGGCGTCGTCGGGATCTGCGCGCTGGCCGGGGCCTGGCTGATCGCCGAGCGGGAGGACCGCGAGCAGGTGCGCGCCTGGCTGTAG
- a CDS encoding S9 family peptidase: MRKAPRKSPSRKRPIAAEDLYRLRIPTSVAISPDESRVAYTVERMDKDDLKYYSNLFVGDLRSGAQRQYTFGKTADGSPLWSPAGDRIAFISTRDKKTGIYLIGAAGGAERKVIDLDGALDSLQWAPDGRHLVFALRWNDSHFIEKEEDKKKPPVFRHITRLYYRLDGSGFVPKDRFQVYTLDVESAALRRVTGGRRDNTQPAVSPDGRWIAYISNRRPDPDVDMLYDDLFVIPFGGGREHRLPTPAGPKAAPSFSPDSRLIAYIGHDNPRDAWGVTNHHIWTVGRTGSPKAVDLMPAFDRMALDMTISDLAEGHGVAVPRWSPDSRRIFFIGSDTGRTSVYFVPARGGQPTRVFDGKCHVKALSLAAPARTAAIIYSDLATAGEIVTFPAVHGGEKRAVTRTALNPFLVSEVVLGKTKDLMFRSFDGTAVQGWIVYPPAFRPNRKYPSILEIHGGPRMQYGYTFFHEMQWLAAQGYVVFYTNPRGGQGRGQTWADAISGGWGGLDYQDCMAAADFLAAQPFIDPKRMGVTGGSYGGYMTNWIIGHTDRFKAAVTQRSVVNFMSMYGASDIGWSLERELDGTPWNNSGNYEKCSPITYFTNVRTPVLILHNEQDLRCGIEQAEQMFTMLKRLRRTVEMVRFPEEPHGLSRHGRPDRRIARLTWIARWFDRYLK; this comes from the coding sequence ATGCGAAAAGCCCCCCGTAAGTCTCCTTCCCGCAAGCGGCCGATCGCGGCCGAGGACCTCTATCGCCTCCGCATCCCGACATCCGTGGCCATCTCCCCCGATGAGTCGCGCGTCGCCTACACCGTGGAGCGGATGGACAAGGACGATCTCAAGTACTACAGCAACCTGTTTGTCGGCGACCTCCGCTCCGGCGCGCAGCGCCAGTACACCTTCGGCAAGACGGCCGACGGCTCGCCGCTCTGGTCGCCCGCCGGCGACCGCATCGCCTTCATCTCGACCCGCGACAAGAAGACCGGCATCTACCTCATCGGCGCCGCCGGCGGCGCCGAGCGGAAAGTCATCGACCTCGACGGCGCCCTCGACAGCTTGCAGTGGGCGCCCGACGGCCGGCATCTCGTGTTCGCCCTCCGCTGGAACGACTCTCACTTTATCGAGAAAGAGGAGGACAAGAAGAAGCCGCCCGTTTTCCGCCACATCACGCGGTTGTACTACCGTCTCGACGGTTCCGGGTTCGTGCCGAAAGACCGTTTCCAGGTCTACACCCTGGATGTCGAGAGCGCGGCGCTGCGACGGGTGACCGGCGGACGGCGGGACAACACCCAGCCGGCGGTGTCGCCCGACGGCCGCTGGATCGCGTACATCTCCAACCGCCGCCCCGACCCCGATGTCGACATGCTCTACGACGATCTCTTCGTCATCCCGTTCGGCGGCGGTCGGGAGCACCGTCTCCCTACCCCGGCGGGCCCCAAGGCGGCGCCGAGCTTCTCCCCCGACAGCCGCCTCATCGCCTACATCGGCCACGACAATCCGCGCGACGCCTGGGGAGTGACCAACCACCACATCTGGACGGTCGGCCGCACCGGCTCCCCCAAAGCGGTCGACCTCATGCCGGCGTTCGATCGGATGGCGCTGGACATGACCATTTCCGACCTGGCCGAGGGGCACGGCGTCGCTGTCCCCCGCTGGTCGCCCGACAGCCGGCGGATTTTCTTCATCGGCTCCGATACCGGCCGCACGAGTGTGTACTTCGTCCCCGCGCGCGGCGGCCAACCCACCCGCGTGTTCGACGGCAAGTGCCACGTGAAAGCGTTGTCCCTCGCCGCACCGGCCCGCACCGCCGCCATCATCTACTCCGATCTCGCGACAGCGGGCGAGATCGTGACTTTCCCGGCGGTCCACGGCGGGGAGAAGCGGGCGGTGACCCGCACCGCTCTGAACCCCTTCCTCGTTTCCGAGGTGGTGCTGGGAAAGACGAAAGACCTCATGTTCAGGTCGTTCGACGGCACCGCGGTCCAGGGGTGGATCGTCTACCCGCCCGCTTTCCGGCCGAATCGGAAGTATCCCTCGATTCTCGAAATCCACGGCGGCCCGCGCATGCAGTACGGCTACACGTTCTTCCACGAGATGCAGTGGCTCGCCGCCCAGGGCTACGTGGTCTTCTACACCAATCCGCGCGGCGGGCAGGGGCGCGGCCAGACCTGGGCCGACGCGATCTCCGGAGGATGGGGCGGGCTGGACTACCAGGACTGCATGGCCGCCGCCGACTTCCTCGCCGCACAGCCCTTCATCGACCCGAAACGCATGGGCGTCACCGGCGGCTCCTACGGCGGCTACATGACCAACTGGATCATCGGACACACGGACCGCTTCAAGGCCGCCGTCACCCAGCGCTCGGTCGTCAATTTCATGTCCATGTACGGCGCCTCGGATATCGGCTGGTCGCTCGAGCGGGAGCTCGACGGCACACCGTGGAACAACTCCGGCAACTATGAGAAGTGCTCGCCGATCACCTACTTCACGAACGTCCGCACCCCGGTGCTGATCCTCCACAATGAACAGGACCTTCGCTGCGGGATCGAGCAGGCCGAGCAGATGTTCACGATGCTCAAGCGTCTGCGCCGGACGGTCGAGATGGTGCGGTTCCCGGAGGAGCCCCACGGCCTCTCGCGCCACGGCCGGCCCGACCGCCGCATCGCCCGGCTCACCTGGATCGCCAGGTGGTTTGACAGGTATCTGAAGTGA
- a CDS encoding phosphate butyryltransferase, with protein sequence MEQVVTQTQARLGGRALRAAVIAPGRGEVIAACGRAVAAGLIAPAVIGDFRQIARAEADAGCTLGGIRRVEAATAEEAARTAARMAAAGEIDLVIRGGDAPDILRVLLAEGAGLVRPGGTAAHVAMIKPEKYARAFLLTDALAHPQPDLKLKAALIETLVRVGRRVGIETPRVAVLAAVEVVYPQMPVTLEAAVLSKMAERGQIKGAHVDGPLSFDCAVDPAAAESKGIRNSAVAGRADAMLAPNIETAQGVYKAMALCGRAQMGGVLVGGRVPVAMPLAGDGADTVFYSIVLACAVG encoded by the coding sequence ATGGAGCAGGTTGTCACACAGACACAGGCGCGGCTCGGCGGTCGGGCGCTCCGAGCGGCGGTGATTGCCCCTGGCCGGGGCGAAGTCATCGCCGCCTGCGGGCGCGCCGTGGCGGCGGGTTTGATCGCGCCGGCGGTGATCGGCGATTTTCGGCAGATCGCGCGAGCCGAGGCGGACGCGGGATGCACCCTCGGTGGGATCCGGCGGGTGGAAGCCGCGACCGCCGAAGAGGCGGCGCGCACGGCGGCGCGGATGGCGGCGGCCGGCGAGATCGACCTGGTCATCCGCGGCGGCGACGCTCCCGACATCCTCCGGGTTCTGCTGGCGGAAGGGGCAGGGTTGGTTCGCCCGGGCGGGACGGCCGCGCACGTGGCGATGATCAAACCGGAGAAATACGCGCGGGCCTTTCTGCTCACCGACGCGCTCGCCCACCCGCAGCCGGACTTGAAGCTGAAGGCGGCGTTGATCGAGACCCTGGTGCGGGTCGGGCGGCGGGTGGGCATCGAGACGCCCCGGGTGGCGGTCCTGGCGGCGGTCGAGGTGGTCTACCCGCAGATGCCGGTGACGCTGGAAGCGGCGGTTCTCTCGAAAATGGCGGAGCGCGGACAGATCAAAGGGGCGCACGTGGACGGCCCGCTGTCGTTTGACTGCGCCGTCGATCCGGCCGCCGCCGAGAGCAAGGGGATCCGGAATTCGGCCGTGGCCGGGCGGGCGGACGCCATGCTCGCGCCCAACATCGAGACCGCCCAGGGGGTCTACAAGGCGATGGCACTGTGCGGCCGGGCGCAGATGGGCGGCGTTCTGGTCGGGGGGCGCGTGCCGGTGGCGATGCCGCTGGCGGGGGACGGGGCGGACACGGTCTTTTACTCGATCGTGCTGGCCTGTGCGGTGGGGTAG
- a CDS encoding phosphate butyryltransferase, with protein sequence MIPIHSSGALIERAIAIAREGRRKTVAVAAAQDADVIEAAAQCRAAGMIEAVLIGDEAKIRALAREHGLDLGGCEIVHMPDPGQAAHCAARLASERRADAIMKGFLPTSALLKVVLDKAYDLRGPNTLSHCAVLDIPGYHKLLNLTDGGMVVKPEPDQKLQILENAVRVGRALGLAPVKVAVSGATETPGEGAPQRLSDLDYVIPRAVERFRDVVIQGPLTLDAAMSKEAAERHGMAGEVVGDADVFLVDTIEECNVVAKALVNFAGAVFAGVIVGAKAPVSLVSRTDTATNKKASLAIACLLADYYAQQGVWES encoded by the coding sequence ATGATCCCGATACATTCGTCCGGGGCGCTGATCGAGCGCGCGATCGCGATCGCGCGCGAAGGGCGCCGGAAAACGGTGGCCGTGGCGGCGGCGCAGGACGCCGACGTGATCGAGGCGGCGGCGCAGTGCCGTGCGGCCGGCATGATCGAGGCCGTGCTGATCGGGGACGAGGCGAAGATCCGGGCGCTGGCCCGCGAACACGGGCTCGACCTGGGCGGCTGCGAGATCGTGCACATGCCGGATCCCGGCCAGGCGGCCCACTGCGCCGCCCGCCTCGCCTCCGAGAGGCGGGCCGACGCGATCATGAAAGGGTTTCTCCCGACCTCGGCCCTGCTGAAGGTGGTGCTCGACAAGGCCTATGACCTGCGCGGCCCCAACACGCTCTCGCACTGCGCGGTGCTCGACATCCCCGGCTACCACAAACTGCTGAATTTGACCGACGGGGGGATGGTGGTGAAGCCGGAGCCGGACCAGAAACTGCAAATTCTCGAAAACGCGGTGCGGGTGGGACGGGCGCTGGGACTGGCGCCGGTGAAAGTGGCCGTGTCGGGCGCGACCGAGACGCCGGGCGAGGGCGCACCGCAGCGCCTCTCCGATCTCGACTACGTGATCCCCCGCGCGGTCGAGCGGTTTCGCGACGTCGTCATCCAGGGGCCGCTCACGCTCGATGCGGCCATGTCGAAGGAAGCGGCGGAGCGGCACGGCATGGCGGGCGAAGTGGTCGGCGACGCCGACGTTTTCCTGGTGGATACGATCGAGGAGTGCAACGTGGTCGCCAAAGCCCTGGTCAATTTCGCCGGGGCGGTATTCGCGGGGGTCATTGTCGGGGCCAAGGCGCCGGTGTCGCTTGTGTCGCGCACCGACACGGCGACCAACAAAAAGGCCTCGCTTGCGATCGCCTGTCTGCTGGCCGACTACTACGCGCAACAGGGAGTGTGGGAGAGCTGA
- the buk gene encoding butyrate kinase: protein MAEKLLIINPGSTSTKVALFEGDRRLAEETVRHDPARLRAFDNVAEQFAFRMETIDPWIAALGLAAGEIAAVVGRGAPLRPLEGGSYRITPQMLDDVRTMRYSNHASNLGCLIAHHLGLRYGVPAFIADPITVDNFTDIARVSGVPEIERKCRVHALNIKEVSRREAEKMGMTLATAAFVACHMGGGVSVAALRGGRVIDVNDALLGMGPFSPDRAGALPIGELVRLCYAGKYTEKEMIDKLSKHSGLAAYIGESDLRAVEKRIEDGDEKALRYFTAMAYQIAKEIGVAAVALEGQLDAIILTGGMAHSARLCGEIRRYAGFLGEFRIVPGEFEMEALAAAGVRFLSGREPLKEY, encoded by the coding sequence ATGGCTGAGAAACTGCTGATAATCAACCCGGGGTCGACCTCGACGAAGGTGGCGCTCTTTGAAGGGGACCGGCGGCTGGCCGAGGAGACGGTCCGCCACGACCCGGCCCGGCTGCGCGCGTTCGACAACGTGGCCGAGCAGTTCGCTTTCCGCATGGAGACGATCGATCCGTGGATCGCCGCCCTCGGCCTCGCGGCGGGGGAGATCGCGGCGGTGGTCGGACGCGGCGCACCGCTGCGGCCGCTCGAGGGAGGCTCCTACCGGATCACGCCGCAGATGCTCGACGATGTTCGGACCATGCGTTACTCCAACCACGCCTCCAATCTCGGCTGCCTCATCGCCCACCACCTGGGGCTCCGCTACGGCGTGCCGGCGTTCATCGCCGATCCGATCACGGTTGACAATTTCACCGACATTGCGCGCGTCTCGGGCGTGCCCGAGATCGAGCGCAAGTGCCGGGTGCACGCGCTCAACATCAAGGAAGTCAGCCGGCGGGAGGCGGAGAAGATGGGCATGACGCTGGCGACGGCCGCTTTCGTGGCCTGCCACATGGGGGGCGGGGTCTCGGTCGCCGCGCTCCGCGGCGGCCGGGTGATCGACGTCAACGACGCCCTTCTCGGCATGGGGCCGTTCTCCCCCGACCGGGCCGGCGCCCTCCCGATCGGCGAACTGGTCCGGCTGTGCTACGCGGGGAAGTACACCGAGAAGGAGATGATCGACAAGCTGTCGAAGCACTCCGGTCTGGCCGCCTACATCGGGGAGTCGGACCTGCGGGCGGTGGAGAAGCGGATCGAGGATGGGGACGAGAAGGCGCTGCGGTATTTCACCGCCATGGCCTACCAGATCGCCAAGGAGATCGGGGTGGCGGCGGTGGCGCTCGAGGGGCAGCTCGACGCGATCATTCTCACGGGCGGGATGGCCCACTCGGCGCGGCTGTGCGGCGAAATCCGGCGCTACGCCGGGTTCCTCGGCGAGTTCCGCATCGTGCCGGGGGAATTCGAAATGGAGGCGCTGGCGGCCGCGGGCGTGCGTTTCCTGAGCGGGAGGGAGCCGTTGAAGGAGTACTGA
- a CDS encoding indolepyruvate oxidoreductase subunit beta, whose product MADDRFNILIVGVGGQGVLLASEIISEVAMQAGFDVKKSEVHGMSQRGGVVSSHVKIAPKVYSPTIGYGQADVVMAFEQAEGLRAVDWMKGDGVAIVSETTLIPAIVTSSKEFTYPKDAIGAMRKVARRVIGVPADKIAGELGNPRLVNTILLGVLSNYLPFDLDLWKEAIRARVKEKFVPVNLAAFDRGRAVKLAPVHA is encoded by the coding sequence ATGGCGGACGACCGGTTCAACATACTCATTGTCGGGGTGGGCGGCCAGGGCGTGCTCCTGGCCTCCGAGATCATCTCGGAGGTGGCCATGCAGGCGGGATTCGACGTCAAGAAGTCGGAGGTGCACGGCATGTCGCAGCGGGGCGGGGTAGTCAGCTCGCACGTGAAGATCGCGCCCAAAGTCTACTCGCCGACAATCGGCTACGGCCAGGCGGACGTCGTCATGGCGTTCGAGCAGGCCGAAGGGCTCCGCGCGGTCGACTGGATGAAGGGGGACGGCGTGGCGATCGTCTCGGAGACCACGCTCATCCCGGCGATCGTGACCTCGTCGAAGGAATTCACGTACCCGAAAGACGCGATCGGCGCGATGCGCAAGGTCGCCCGGCGCGTCATCGGCGTCCCGGCCGACAAGATCGCCGGCGAACTCGGCAACCCGCGGCTGGTGAACACCATTCTGCTGGGCGTGCTGTCGAATTACCTCCCCTTCGATCTCGACCTCTGGAAAGAGGCGATCCGGGCGCGGGTGAAGGAGAAGTTCGTGCCGGTCAACCTCGCGGCGTTCGACCGGGGCCGGGCGGTGAAGCTCGCGCCCGTCCACGCCTAG
- the iorA gene encoding indolepyruvate ferredoxin oxidoreductase subunit alpha: MRELLSGNEAVARGAFEAGVRLAAAYPGTPSTEILETLAERYPSIYSQWSPNEKVAYEVGIGASLGGARTLVAMKHVGLNVAADPFMTHAYTGVNAGFVIVSADDPEMHSSQNEQDNRHFAKFAQVPMLEPSDSQEAKDMTVTALELSEVFDTPVLLRVTTRISHSKGIVELSEAVKGPDKKFVKEPSKYVMIPANAKKRHVAVAERLARLRRFSEETPMNTVEENGSRVGIITGGVSYQYAKEVMPEADYFKLGMSYPLPLEKIAAFVRAHEQAIVIEELEPFYEEQIRAAGIAVKGKEYFGVQGELSPHRVAEGLFKAGVIEQPRAAEIPPAADMFPRPPVLCPGCPHRGAFMALRKLGVAVTGDIGCYTLGALQPLKALDTCICMGASIGNAIGMEKVQGFGKGTVAVIGDSTFLHSGVTGLMDAVYNHSNVTVIILDNRATAMTGGQMHPGTGRTLMGEPAHEINIGQLVRALGVKNYREADAYDYEQMQEVIREEIDKPGPSVIHTTRPCVLMPKRIMDEPYLVDLDLCNGCGVCFKLSCPAIAAAAQLNERGRPKATIDITLCTGCTLCAQVCPTEAIQLQSQFAKEGA, translated from the coding sequence ATGAGAGAATTACTATCCGGCAATGAAGCGGTAGCCCGGGGGGCGTTCGAGGCGGGAGTCCGGCTGGCGGCCGCCTATCCCGGCACCCCCTCGACCGAGATTCTGGAAACGCTCGCCGAGCGGTATCCCTCGATCTACTCCCAGTGGTCGCCGAACGAGAAGGTGGCCTACGAGGTGGGGATCGGGGCCTCGCTGGGCGGCGCGCGCACGCTGGTGGCGATGAAGCACGTCGGGCTGAACGTGGCCGCCGACCCGTTCATGACCCACGCCTACACCGGGGTCAACGCCGGGTTCGTGATCGTGTCGGCCGATGATCCCGAGATGCACTCGTCGCAGAACGAGCAGGACAACCGGCACTTCGCCAAGTTCGCCCAGGTGCCCATGCTGGAACCGTCCGATTCGCAGGAAGCCAAGGACATGACGGTAACGGCGCTGGAGTTGTCGGAAGTCTTCGACACGCCGGTGCTCCTGCGGGTGACCACCCGGATTTCCCACAGCAAGGGGATCGTCGAGCTGAGCGAGGCGGTCAAGGGACCGGACAAGAAATTCGTCAAGGAACCCTCCAAGTACGTCATGATCCCGGCCAACGCGAAGAAACGGCACGTGGCGGTGGCCGAGCGGCTGGCCCGGCTCCGGAGGTTCTCGGAAGAGACGCCCATGAACACGGTCGAGGAGAACGGATCGCGGGTGGGGATCATCACCGGCGGGGTCTCCTACCAGTACGCCAAGGAGGTCATGCCGGAGGCCGACTACTTCAAGCTGGGGATGAGTTACCCCCTGCCGCTGGAGAAGATCGCCGCGTTCGTGCGCGCCCACGAGCAGGCGATCGTGATCGAGGAACTCGAGCCGTTCTACGAAGAGCAGATTCGGGCGGCCGGGATCGCGGTGAAGGGGAAGGAGTATTTCGGGGTGCAGGGGGAGCTCTCGCCGCACCGGGTGGCGGAGGGGCTGTTCAAGGCGGGGGTGATCGAACAGCCGCGGGCGGCGGAGATCCCGCCGGCAGCCGACATGTTTCCGCGGCCGCCGGTGCTCTGCCCCGGCTGTCCGCACCGCGGGGCGTTCATGGCCCTGCGCAAACTCGGAGTCGCGGTCACCGGGGACATCGGCTGCTACACCCTCGGGGCGCTCCAGCCGCTCAAGGCGCTCGACACCTGCATCTGCATGGGCGCCTCGATCGGCAATGCGATCGGGATGGAGAAGGTGCAGGGATTCGGCAAGGGAACGGTCGCGGTCATCGGAGATTCCACCTTCCTCCATTCGGGCGTGACCGGGCTGATGGATGCGGTCTACAACCACAGCAACGTGACGGTGATCATTCTGGACAACCGGGCGACGGCGATGACGGGAGGGCAGATGCACCCGGGGACGGGCCGCACGCTCATGGGCGAGCCGGCCCACGAAATCAACATCGGCCAACTGGTGAGAGCCCTCGGGGTCAAGAACTACCGCGAGGCCGACGCCTACGACTATGAGCAGATGCAGGAGGTGATCCGCGAGGAGATTGACAAGCCGGGGCCGTCGGTGATCCACACCACGCGGCCGTGCGTGCTCATGCCCAAGCGAATCATGGACGAACCCTACCTGGTCGATCTCGACCTGTGCAACGGGTGCGGGGTCTGTTTCAAACTCTCGTGCCCGGCGATCGCGGCCGCCGCGCAGCTCAACGAGAGGGGCAGGCCCAAAGCGACGATCGACATCACGCTCTGCACCGGGTGCACGCTCTGCGCGCAGGTCTGCCCGACGGAGGCCATCCAACTGCAGAGCCAGTTTGCGAAGGAGGGTGCGTGA